In Methanolacinia paynteri, the DNA window CTCTCTTCGTCGTCCGTAATCGTGACCGTATACGAGGCAAGCTTATGGTTGAGTGCGAACTCCTCCGCCTCCGCAATAAGAACGCCATCTCTTGCGGCTGTCATGTATGTAATATTGGCGTTGATCGCCGACGCATCGATCCCGTGTGAGTTCGATGCAAGGGCGAATGCCACATCCGCGAGAGTAAACAGCGCCCCGCCATGAACCGTCCCGTGGCTGTTCCTGTGTGAATCGCGGAT includes these proteins:
- a CDS encoding PaaI family thioesterase, with translation MSAPGTGESVEGKAREFFAADLFARDMGMELVSVSPGKATVSMKIRDSHRNSHGTVHGGALFTLADVAFALASNSHGIDASAINANITYMTAARDGVLIAEAEEFALNHKLASYTVTITDDEERKIAIFQGMVYRRTPRPEKIS